Part of the Nicotiana sylvestris chromosome 5, ASM39365v2, whole genome shotgun sequence genome is shown below.
TTATAATATACCGGTCTAGTATAATATGCTAGAATTTCATATACGGTGCTCCAATCtccggtatattatgctggaactttccgcgtgttggagttacaacataatatgctggaagttcatacacaggtgcaccgatctccagtatattatgctggatcggtcccTGTTACAgcaaatagtgactatttttcaataattttacaaacgctggctatttttaaatcaCCGGTCCGAAAAACTGCCtaacccgtgctatttttactatttttgctCGTCTCCAGCCCACATCTAATTTAAAGCCCAACTACACATGATTGGGCATCCAGCCCATCCACTAGTCACAATATCCAATCATATAAATACATCTCTTTTGCATAAACAAGTCGTCTAGGGTTTAGGTTTCTATATCACAGGCATTTCCGCAGCTCCAATCCCCTTGATTCGAAAATGGTGAAGGGACGCCAAGGAGAACGTGTCAGGCTATACGTCAGGGGAACTGTTCTTGGATACAAAAGGTAAACTTGTCTCTGATTTTTAGATATTGTGATCTATCAAAATTTTACTGttaaattttgttgttgttgttggtgtaggTCGAAATCGAACCAGTATCCAAGTACTTCACTGATTCAGATTGAGGGAGTGAACACTAAGGAAGAGGTGGACTGGTACCTCGGGAAGCGAATGGCCTACGTTTACAAGGCAAAGACAAAGAAGAATAACTCACACTATCGCTGCATTTGGGGTAAAGTTTGTAGGCCCCATGGAAACAGTGGCGTTGTTAGAGCTAAGTTCAAGTCCAATTTGCCTCCTAAGTCCATGGTACATTTTGATTATATATGTTATTCCTTAATGTTATTGAGCTGTTTATGGTATTAGGAGAGGAAACCAATTGTTTTTTTCCAACTGTTGTTTAATTTTGGTTGCCTAATTCTTGCAGGGAGCTAAGGTTAGGGTTTTCATGTACCCAAGCAACATTTAAGGTAACTTCTTTAGCTGTTTGGTCATATGTATTTATCCTTATGTTTAAAAAATTTGTTAAATCATGGATCCATTGAGTTTTGTGCCGTCTATGTTCTATGTTTTGACACAACTTGGGCTTGATATAGTACATTATTGCTTTATAAACAAAGAGTTGTTTAGGAAATTCCCAGCGTCAATGATTGTCTTTGTATCTGCAAATTCCTAGATATGTTTTGGATACAACCTTTTGTCTTTTGGTTGTCTAGCACAAGCCTCTCAGTGTCCAAGATAAGAAAGGATTTGAAGAATCTCTTATAGAACAGTCAGTGAACTATGCTTCAACCCTACTATGTGGTGTTACTACTTATTCGTG
Proteins encoded:
- the LOC104217900 gene encoding large ribosomal subunit protein eL33y-like, with amino-acid sequence MVKGRQGERVRLYVRGTVLGYKRSKSNQYPSTSLIQIEGVNTKEEVDWYLGKRMAYVYKAKTKKNNSHYRCIWGKVCRPHGNSGVVRAKFKSNLPPKSMGAKVRVFMYPSNI